In the genome of Excalfactoria chinensis isolate bCotChi1 unplaced genomic scaffold, bCotChi1.hap2 Scaffold_326, whole genome shotgun sequence, the window CCTTGCCCCCCCCCGACCAATCCCTTGATCTCTTATCAACCCCTTATCATTCACACGGGGTCCGTTCCATCCCGACCCCTTCCATCTCCACACCGCGTTGGCGATGCAGAAGTTCCCTCCCGCCGTGCCTCGCAGAACCCCCTGAAGTCCCCCTATCAGACCCCCCCCCATGACGTCATTATGACGTCATGCGCGGGCGTATCCCGAACCGATGGGCGTGGTCAGCACACGGGGGCGTGGCCTACACATTGTGGGCGTGGCCAAAGAAGTGGGCGTGGCTTAACGGAGGGGGCGTCTCTGCGTTTGTGGGCGTGGCCAAGAGGGGCCGGTGGGCGTGGCCTCGTCCCAAAGGTGGGCGTGGCTTCGGGGCCCTGTTGTCTCCGCTCCCCCATCGGCGGCCATGGAGGAACCTTCGCGGTTGATGGCACCGCACGGAACCGGGGTGACCCTCCAAGGGGGTCTCCCTCCGGGGGCTCCCAACCCTCCTACAGCTACTTCGGGTGATCCCAGCTCTCTGGTTCCCCCGGGCCCTCCTCCCACTCACGATACGGGTGACGTTCTGCAGCAGATTATGGCCATCACCGATCAAAGCTTGGATGAGGCCCAGGCGAGGTAACGGGGGTCCCGTTCAGCCCAATAGAggcagctgggggggggggagtgggggtCGACTGTAGGGATAgcccccccacacacccctccccccttccccacccccctcACTCTGGGCAGCGATGGGACCCCCTCGGTGGAGCCGTTGTGGGGATACGGGCCGGTTCGGTGCCGGTTCGGTGCCGGTTCGATGCCGGTTCGGTGCCGGTTCGACGCTCCTGCAGCCTCCCGTCGTGACTCAGCTGTGTTCTATCGGGACTGTCGCGATAGAGGAGCTGTGGGGTGAGaactgggggctgtggggatggatttcccttcccccccccccccctcgtTTTGGGCCGTGGTACAACGGTTGGGGTTTGGGTCGGGGCTATGGGGCGGTTTGCTGTTGGTTCCGTGCTCCTACAGCCCCGTGTTATGACTCAGCTGTGTTCTGTCGGGACTATCGCGATAGGAGATGGAGGCTGCGGGGCTCGACCCGCACTCGGGGCCGTGGTATAGAGACGGTATAGAGTGGGACAGAGTTTGGGttggggatatggggctggtTCTGGGTGTTCCTACAGCCCGGTGCTGCGACCCAGCTGTGTTCTGGCAGCACTATCGCGATAGATGGGGGTTACTCAGCTGGGCTCTGTCGGGACTGTCGCCATAGGGTGTCCCCATGGGGTATCCTTGGGGTATCCTGTGGTTCCGAATGGCATCGGttctgtctgtccatctgcCCTTCCTTCTGgccttccctccttcctgtgTGTCCTATATGGGTTCAGGCTGGGTCCTATATGGTTTCCAGCTATATCCTATATGTTTTCCAGCTATGTCCTATATGGTTTCCAGCTATATCCTATATGTTTTCCAGCTATGTCCTATATGGTTTCCAGCTATATCCTATATGGTTTCCAGCAGTGTCCTATATGGTTTCCAGCTATATCCTATATGGTTTCCAGCAGTGTCCTATATGGTTTCCAGCTATATCCTGTATGGTTTCCAGCTATGTCCTATATGGTTTCCAGCTATATCCTATATGGTTTCCAGCAGTGTCCTATATGGTTTCCAGCTATGTCCTATATGGTTTCCAGCTATGTCCTATATGGTTTCCAGCTATGTCCTATATGGTTTCCAGCTATGTCCTATATGGGTTCCAGCTATGTCCTATATGGGTTCCAGCTATGTCCTATATGGGTTCCAGCTATATCCTATATGGTTTCCAGCTATATCCTATATGGTTTCCAGCTATGTCCTATATGGGTTCAGGCTGTGTTCTGGGTTGGTTCTGTCTGTGTTCCATATAGGTTCAGGCTGTGTTCTATATATGGTTTCTAGTTGTGTTCTGGGTTGGTTCTGTCTGTGTTCCATATAGGTTCAGGCTGTGTCCTGTATGGTTTCCAGCTATATCCTGTATGGTTTCCAGCAGTGTCCTATATGGTTTCCAGCTATATCCTATATGGGTTCAGGTTGTGTTCTGAGTTGGTTCCAGCTGTGTTCCATATAGGTTCAGGCTGTGTCCTATATGGGTTCCAGCTATATCCTATATGGtttccagctgtgttctgggTTGGTTCTGTCTGTGTTCCATGTAGGTTCAGGCTGTGTCCTATATAGTTTCCAGCTATATCCTATATGGGTTCAGGCTGTGTTCTGGGTTGGTTCTGTCTGTGTTCCATGTAGGTTCTGTCTGTGTTCTATATATGGTTTCCAGCTATATCCTATATGGGTTCAGGCTGTGTTCTGGGTTGGTTCTGTCTGTGTTCCACATAGGTTCAGGATATGCCCTATATAGTTTCCAGCTATATCCTATATGGTTTCCAGCTATATCCTATATGGGTTCAGGCTGTGTTCTGGGTTGGTTCTTTCTGTGTTCCATATAGGTTCAGGCTGTGTCCTGTATGGTTCCTGGCTGTGTCCTATATGGATTTCATCTCTGTTCAGGCTGGTTCCAGCTATGTTCTATATGGTTTTGATCTGTGTCTTATATTGGTTCCAGCTGTGTTCTAGGTTGGTTCTACCTGTGTCCTATATGGTTTCAGGCTGTGCCCTATATAGTTTCCAGTTGTGTTCCTGGTTGGTTCTGGCTGGTTTCCATATTGGTTCTACCTGTGTTCTGGATGGTTTGGATCCATGTCATATACTGATTCCAGTTGTGTTCCAGGTTGgttccagctgtgttctgtaTTGATTCCAGCTGTGTTCCAGGTTGACTGTGGTTGTGTCCTATATAGTCTTGGTCTGCATCCTATATTGGTTCCAGCTGTGTCCTATATTGGTTCCAGCTGTGTTCCAGGTTGGTTCCAGCTGTGTACTGTGTTGATCCCAGCTATGTTCTGTATTGATCCCAGTTGTGTTCCAGGTTGGTTCCAGCTGTGTCCTATATTGGTTCCAACTGTGTTCCAGGCTGGTTCCAGCTGTGTCCTATATTGGTTCCAGTTGTGTTCCAGGTTGGTTCCAGTTGTGTTCCAGGTTGGTTCCAACTGTGTCGTATATTGattccagctgtgttctgtaTTGATTCCAGCTGTGTTCCAGGTTGgttccagctgtgttctgtaTTGATTCCAGCTGTGTTCCAGGTTGGTTCCATCCGTGCCTTACCCTGATCACTTTATATCTGTGTTCTGGGTTTCGTTCCAGGTTATTCCTCCTCTTTGCATTTTCCCAGCAGCAAAACtaagtggttttttttgttttgttttgttttgttcctttttcctccttttttttatacagaatttctgcctttctttttttgctgcagGAAACACGCCCTGAACTGCCATAGGATGAAGCCTGCTCTGTTCAGCGTGCTCTGCGAGATCAAGGAGAAAACAGGTGAGCTAATGTCATTCCTACACCCATTTCCCACCCCCAAAACACcactttttccccccaaaaatgCCATCCCACGTTCAGTTTTGCTCTTGTTCTCCACGTTTGCCCAATGGGGTTCTGtgacttctgctgtttgtcaTCATGCCTTATCGGTGCTTATTTGGGGGCAAATGGGTTTCGGTTTTGAGTCCTGTGTTCCTATATACAGATGGGGTCCTATAAGGACAGTCATATCTTCATATATATGAATGAGGTTCTATGGATGGGGtcatatattgtatatatatacgAATGGGGTCCTATGAATAAGATCATCTATTTTGTACAAGTGAAGGTGGTCCTACAAACATGGTCATATATTCATATTGATGAATACAGCCCTACAAATAGAGTCCTGTATTCCTATATGTGTACATGGCCCTACGAATACAGTCATGTATTCACATCTATATGATCGGGGTCCTGTGAATTATGGTCTTATCTTTATACATGCATGAATATGGTCCTACAAAGATGGTCATATCTTCATATATATGGAGATGGTCTTATGAATACGGTCATATGTTCCTATATATGAATATGGCCCTACAAATACAATCTACTCTTCCTCTGTGATGTGATTCTTTGTCCCCCCCAGGCTCGTATGTTTTGGTACCCATccccaaaaaggaaaaagacaaaacaacacACCCACAtcttaattaatattaattaggATGGCGTAGGGAACCCGACTTATGGATTAAAGACACAGGAGCGGGGCCTGGTGGGTGATGGGTGGGCTGTGGGGACTCTGTGGGGTTTGGAATGTTGAATAAAACATggtttcctcctcctcccccccttgAGGGTCATCCAtggagtggttgggttggaagggtccttgtAGGTCAACTGTGGGGTGGTTGAAATGGATGGGTCTGTATAGGTGAACTGTGGGGctgttgggttggaagggtccttatgGGTCAACCAtggagtggttgggttggaagagtccttaCAGGTCATCCAttgaatggttgggttggaagggtccttacaggTCATTCCTGGAGTAGTTGGGTTGGCAAGGTCCTTATGGGTCAACCAtggagtggttgggttggaagggtccttatgGGTCAACCAtggagtggttgggttggaCAGGTCCTTGTGGGTCAAGCAGGGAATGATCCTATATTCTGTAGGTGGGTCAGTGATTGGACTTAcggtcttagaggtcttttccaaccttaatgaatcCATGAATGGATGCAGTTGGACccgatgatcttcaaggtcttttccaaccctaacgATTCTACCATTCCAAAATCCCACCCCAACACTCAATACCAAGATCTGACCCCCAAATCCAGCCCCAAAATCCAACCCCAAAACATGTTTGACGGACAGACTTGATGATCCTGGACCTCATTTCCGACCTCGCTgattctttgcttctgctgcccCGAGGATTTACTTCGAGTCGGTATAAACTCAGCTCTCCTTTCACCTGACAGTTCCAATGCTTGAGTCAGAGCTCAACATTCAGAGCCGACGTATTGGCTGGCAAaggctgtttcttcttttggggTTAGAATGGTACATCCAAAGCTTTCCATTCCCTTGAATTACTCCATCGGtgagcagctcccattcatgATTTTCCAGGAGGGATCAATTGGATCTGGGTACACCGATCTGCTCGGGTTAATATTAGTGATACCATCTGGGAAAACACCTTTGTGTTCTTTGTAGGTATTCTGTACTTAGGATGGTACAAATAGTTCAATTCTGGCCCTAAAATGCCCTTCTACAAAGGGGAAGCCAACCAATCTACATCCAATGGGTGGAAAAACTTGGCTCTTCTGCATTATTTGCTCCCTTCtgcaaagggggggggggaggaaagaaaacaacccaatAAAACTCACAGCCAAGCGTGCACCGCTTATTTTGGTACCACTAACCTCATTACAGAACCACAAACCTCTTAATTAATGACATGCAAAATAGATGGCCGTGATTGCATTTGCATACTGAGGCTTCAACACCTTAGGCTGCGATGCGGTTTAATTAAGGATTAATTAGAAACGGTGGGAATTTCACGTCAGTTAGGGTAGTGGTTTTGCATATTTGACAGATCTCAGTAGGGGATGCGCAGGAAAGCAGGGAATTCGTGATTTCTTGTGTGTAAAGAGAAGCAATGAGTTACGTGGTCCGTGAGTTTCTTTAGTTGTGATGAACTTATAGGGGGTGAACTACGGGGTTGAAAGTGCAACTCATTAATGCTAATTAACTCCTCTCTAGTTTCTTGCTAGCCCCAGCCAACCGGATTCTCCCCTTGAGGTCGTGGGAGTGCTTTATTCAGCAGCCAACTTGAGATGAGCTGATGCGTAATTGATGATAACGAATGTCTAATTACCATCATTAGACGGGTGACATAAAATtaagctgcagctgggagctcGACTCCAACACGAGGTGTGCTGATGTGCACCGCAGCGTGTGCAAGGAGATGAGAATGTGGCACCCAGGCTCCTCTTCCACAGCAATGACGCTTCCCAGCCCAAATAGTTTCATGTGAGCTTTGTCAGAGTGAGGAGTGCTCTTCTGGGGGggctttggggtcccttccaacccaactgtgctgtggttctgtggttctgtgatctttaaggacctttctaacccaacccaacccaaccccattccacagttctgtgatctttaaggacctttccaatgcatcctgtggttctgtgatcttcaaggacccttccaacccaacccattgtATGGTTCTGTATGGACCTTTCCAACCAAACTCCATCCCACAGCTCTGtaatctttaaggacctttccagCCCAACTCCATCCCACGGTTCTGTAATCTTTAAGGAccattccaacccaacccattctatgattctgtggtcttCAAGATTCCTTTCAACCCAGccccattctatggttctgtgatctttaaggacctttccaacccaaccccattCTATGGTTCcttgatctttaaggacctttccaacccaacccaaccccattCTACAGTTCTTTGATCTTCAAggacccatccaacccaacccattctgtcTTCCCACAGTTCTGTGTTGTCAGATGGCACTGGAATATCCCTTTGTTCTCTTTGGATCTGGTGTCCATCGCTGTGTGATCAACACAGATTTCCTCCTGAATCCAATCCACTGCTCATTAAATTGCCTCACAGTTAACATCCAATTAAAAGCCAGAAAGCTCCTGGTGATACCCTACATCAAGCAGCCCTCGGGTATCGATTTCAGCATCATCCTACATCAATGTGGTGTTCATTTCAGTCCCCAGGTGCAGAAATACAGCGGCTGTAGCAGCTCAGGTGCATTCCATCCACCTCCCATAGTCTGCCTTTACCATCCCGTTGCCCATTTCTCCCTCTGATCCCTGTTTTCTCTATAGACACCTTCATTAAACTCTCCTTCTTTCCTCGACCTGGAGATAGAAGTCGGCTAAAAACAGTCTTTAAATGCTCTACCATTGAAGCGGACACTCTCCCTTACCTGGAAATAACCTTTTGATTCCCTCTTTATATCTACCCAGTGTTAAGTATTCGTGGTATTCAGGAAGAAGACCCCCCCGATGCCCAACTAATGAGACTAGATAACATGTTGCTGGCGGAGGGCGTCTCCGGCCCcgagaaaagaggaagaggagcacCAATGGCTGTAGCAGCAACACCAGGTGGCTGTCCAAATGACAATAGCATTGAGCACTCTGACTACAGGGCCAAGCTGTCACAGATCCGACAGATATACCACTCTGAGCTAGAGAAATATGAACAGGTGATCTTTCTGCATGGAAGAGTTTTTATCATCTCAATTGAAATATAacctcccctttttttcctcccccccctttcccccctttGGTGTTGGTTTTAAGGATGGAGCAGGAGGCGAAATGAGTTCAGTTCGACGCGAGGTTATTCACGTTTTGTTTTGAGAACTTAGCGTTGCAGGAATAAGATGAAATAGAGGGACCGGACATCAGACTAAAGATAATTAACGTCTCATTGGTTTTTGTTATGGTATTTAAGAGTAAATACGAATAAAGCCGAAAGTCctctgttgggtttttgttgttgtttttttttttgtttggatatGTTCTCTTGTTGAAGGGGGGGAATTAATTTGGGGGTGTTTTATCGTTTCTCGATACCAGTATCTTCACTTTCAGGCCTGCAGCGAATTCACCACCCACGTCATGAACCTGCTCAGGGAACAGAGCCGGACGAGACCCATTTCTCCCAAAGAAATCGAGCGGATGGTGAACATCATCCACGGCAAATTCAGCACCATCCAGAtgcagctgaagcagagcaCGTGCGAGGCGGTGATGATCCTCCGCTCACGCTTCCTTGATGCGAGGTACAATGAAAAGTGGCAACGGGTGCTTAAATCCAGGCTTCGTTTCTCGCTCAGTGCCAATAATTGCATTGAAAGCCTCATTCCCGGCACTGTTAGTTTCAATGGTAATATCTGATGGGTCATTGTCCATGCTGAGGTTACTTACCTTGGCATAAACACGTTAAAAACGGCGTGGAATTGAATACATTCTTCCTCAAACCTCAATAGTTCATAGTAGACTCATAGCTCGTGGGTCTTACCTTGGCATAAACACGTTAAAAACGGTGTGGAATTGAATACATTCCTCCTCAAACCTCAATAGTTCAGAGCAGACCCACAGCTCGCGGTCTACGAGGCTCAAATAGAAACAGTTGTGGTTTCCCAACAGGCGTAAACGGCGTAACTTCAGCAAGCAGGCAACAGAAGTGCTGAACGAGTATTTCTATTCTCATCTGAGCAATCCTTACCCCAGCGAAGAGGCCAAAGAGGAGCTCGCCAAGAAGGGTGGCATCACCGTTTCGCAGGTAGGGAGAGGTTGATCTGGAATGATGGCTTCTTTCTTTGAGTCTTTGAATggttaaggttgggaaagaccatTAAGATGGGCCGAGTGACTGTTAAGGATCCCCATCCGACTCCAGTGGTTCGGTGGTTCCATGAAATCTAGCCTTGATTCGTCTAAGAAATGCCATATGAGCAAAACAGGCCCCCAGTCGTGGCCAAGTTGAGCTTTAGGGGCACAAAAACAAGCGAGCTAAGGGGAACTTGAAGCAAAGCTCTGTAAGTTAGGGGATGAAGGGTGGAAAAGTGTTCTCAGTCAGATGAAGGCGTAAAGAAAAGCAAGGGACAATGGGAATAACCTGACAGACAACATCGAGGGCAGCTGGGAGCTCCAACAAGAGCAATGATTGATGAACATGAGAATCGATCTCAGACCATATCTGAGTTCTGCCGGGTCATCCCCTATAGGCGGTAATAGGTTGTAGTTGACGgtactaaaagaaaacaatgaacatTTACGTTGTTCCAAAGGGTTTATCTGCTTGAACCCTACtataaaactttgtttttgctGCCGAGTTGTCAACGTAACGGAGAATGGGATGGTTTGAATGGTAACAGGGCTGTAAATCTCCAGGTTTCCAACTGGTTCGGTAACAAAAGAATTCGGTACAAGAAGAACATGGGGAAGTTCCAAGAAGAAGCCAACATTTACGCTGCCAAAACAGCAGTGGATGCAACCAACGTTGTGGCTCAGGGCAACCGGGCAAACTCCCCATCGACACCAAATTCGGGTGAGGAAAAAGCACTTTGGAAGTTTCCATTTCCAATGGTTGGAAACGCGCtcaaaggataaaaagaaaacaaaatacatgttgttttgttgttgttttttttttttttgcattgaatctttgttgtttgttttgttttgttgtgatTCAGCTTCTTCTGGCTCTTTTAAGATGACCAATTCCGGAGATTCGTTCATTAATTTGCAGTCGTTGACCTCCTACCAGAGCTCCCCGGTGGGTGGCAATGTGCAGTCACAGGTGAGCAGCTCATTTccattattattactattactattactattactattattattattattagagcAGTTTCTTTTAATAATCACATAaggatgattttcttttcccttcgGAGTCAGATTTGTGAAACAAACCCATTGAAATGCGTGTTTTTGGGGAGTTTTTGTGTTGTTGAAATCAAACTCTTAAGACTGAGACCCGAGTTGACT includes:
- the LOC140264840 gene encoding pre-B-cell leukemia transcription factor 4-like is translated as MEEPSRLMAPHGTGVTLQGGLPPGAPNPPTATSGDPSSLVPPGPPPTHDTGDVLQQIMAITDQSLDEAQARKHALNCHRMKPALFSVLCEIKEKTVLSIRGIQEEDPPDAQLMRLDNMLLAEGVSGPEKRGRGAPMAVAATPGGCPNDNSIEHSDYRAKLSQIRQIYHSELEKYEQACSEFTTHVMNLLREQSRTRPISPKEIERMVNIIHGKFSTIQMQLKQSTCEAVMILRSRFLDARRKRRNFSKQATEVLNEYFYSHLSNPYPSEEAKEELAKKGGITVSQVSNWFGNKRIRYKKNMGKFQEEANIYAAKTAVDATNVVAQGNRANSPSTPNSASSGSFKMTNSGDSFINLQSLTSYQSSPVGGNVQSQMDSLHHVIHQTGRYDTIVGNPLYTTQRIDANGSWQDPTTPSSITSPAGDPGSVNSDASN